The DNA sequence GGCTCTTTCGCCGTCTCCGTGGATCACGAGCTTCAGGTCCCGGCCGGCCGAGACGGTCGGTCGCGCCGGGCGGGACCGGCCGTGGCCGACCCGGCTCCGGGCGAGGCAGATATCCCGGGTGCCTCCGGCGCGTTCAGACGCACCCGTAGGCCGCCCGGCCCACACCTGGATCGCCACACGCCGTCCAGTATTTTAGATTTCGGCGGGTATGCGGGACTCCACCCGCTTTGACCGAAAGGGCTGCCCGCATGGCTCGTCGCTGGTTCACATCCGCCCTGTGCGCACTCGCGCTTCTCGCACCGGGGTCACTCGGCGCGGCCTCGGCCGCCGAAGGAGGCCGGGCTTCTCTCCGGGTCATGACCCGCAACCTCTACCTCGGCGCCGACCTCGCGCCCGTTCTCGCCGCCACCAGCCCCCAGGGGCTCGTCGCCGCGGTGACCGGGGCGTGGGCGAACGTCCAGGCGACGAACTTCCCCGAGCGAGCCGAAGCACTGGCCGACGAGATCGCCGACAGCGACCCTCACCTCGTGGGCCTCCAAGAAGCCGTGCTGTGGCGCAGCCAGACGCCTGCCGGGCCGGGCAGCGCCACCCACGTCGAGTACGACTTCCTGCAGATCCTTCTCGATGAGCTCTCCGCCCGGGGCAAGCACTACACGGCCGTGGCCAGCGTCACCGTCGGCAGCGACTTCGAGGCCCCGCGCTCCACGCCCACCGGTCTGCAGGACATCCGCCTCACCGACCGCGACGTGCTCCTGGCCCGCACCGACCTGCCCGCACACAACTTCTCCGTGGCCAACCCGCAGGCCGCCCGGTTCCAGAGCCACGTGCCCATCTGCCGACCCGTGCTCGGCTGCCCGCCCAATCCGGCCCTGCGGGTCGAGCGCGGCTGGGTCGCGGCCGACGCCACGCTGCGCGGCCACACCACCCGAGTGGTGACCACCCACCTCGAGCCCGCGGCCCCCGCCGTCCAGGAAGCACAGACCGGCGAACTGCTCGCGGGCCCGCTGAACACCACGCTCCCCACCGTGCTGCTCGGCGACCTGAACTCGGCCGCCGGCGGAGTCGGGGCGACACCGGGAACCAACACCCAGAGCCACAACCGCCTCCTGGCCGCCGGATTCACCGACGCCTGGACCGCCACCCGCCCCCGCGACCCCGGATTCACCTGCTGTCAGGCCCCCAACCTGCTCAACCCCTCCTCAGCCCTCGCGCAGCGCATCGACTACGTGCTCTTCCGCGGCAAGTTCACGGCGCTGACGACCCACCGGGTGGGCCACGCCCGGACCGACCGCACCCCGTCAGGTTTGTGGCCCTCCGACCACGCCGGCGTCAGAAGCGTGCTCAAGCTGCGCTGAGGCACGGCCGCGCGGGCGGCGTACCGTCCCGCCACCCGCCGGCCGACCTCAGACGTCCCGGCGCCGTACGACCGTCACGGCAACGGTCACCGAGACGAGCGCCCAGGCCGCGAGCGCCGTCCAGGAGCCGGTGATCGTGCCCGGGTGGGCGCCCAGGCTGGTGTAGGAGTCCGGGTTCAGGGACAGACGTGCCTGGGCGGCGAGCGGGAGGTGGTTGCCGATCTCCCGCAGGGCCCGGTACCTGTCGCCGCCGAAGAGCAGGGGCAGGATGAAGAGGATCCCCACGACGGCGACGATCGAAGCCGTGGCGTGGCGGAGGACGGCTCCGAAGGCCATCCCGATGAGTGCGCAGACCGGGATGACCAGCGCGTAGGCCACGACGGCCCGCAGGCAGCCGGGGTCGTGGATCGAGAGCCCGACGTGGCGGGACGCCAGCATCGCGTTGATGGTGAAGAACGAGGTCGCGGAGACGAGGGCGCCGAGCAGCAGCGTGGTCGCCGCGACCAGGGCCACCTTGGCCGTGATCACCGCACGCCGGTCGGGAACGGCCGCGAACGTGGTGCGGATCATCCCGGTGGTGTACTCGCCGAAGATGGTGATGGCGCCGAAGGAGGCCGCCGCCAGTGCCATCACATCGACCGCGATGCTGTTCAGACCGTGGAACAACGGGTCGTACAGGTGGGGAGGTTCGCCGGGGAGCGGGGGGTGCGGCTGGTCGATGTACGGGAAGTCGGAGTGGACGGCGTTCACGTTGATCGCGATCGCGACCACGGCGCTGAGGACGAGCACCCAGTAGGTCGACCTGAGCGAGCGCATCTTGATCCACTCGGCGGCGAGCAGGTCGGCGAATCCGGCCCTGGGTTCGGCCCCGGGTTCGGCCGCTCGCTCGGACGGCCGGGTACCGGAGGGGGTCGGCGCGCTCATCGGGGTTCTCCTGCGAGGTATTCGACGCTGTCGGCGGTGAGGGACATGAACGCCGACTCCAGGGACGAGGTGTGGCCGGCCAGTTCGT is a window from the Streptomyces sp. NBC_01244 genome containing:
- a CDS encoding endonuclease/exonuclease/phosphatase family protein — translated: MTRNLYLGADLAPVLAATSPQGLVAAVTGAWANVQATNFPERAEALADEIADSDPHLVGLQEAVLWRSQTPAGPGSATHVEYDFLQILLDELSARGKHYTAVASVTVGSDFEAPRSTPTGLQDIRLTDRDVLLARTDLPAHNFSVANPQAARFQSHVPICRPVLGCPPNPALRVERGWVAADATLRGHTTRVVTTHLEPAAPAVQEAQTGELLAGPLNTTLPTVLLGDLNSAAGGVGATPGTNTQSHNRLLAAGFTDAWTATRPRDPGFTCCQAPNLLNPSSALAQRIDYVLFRGKFTALTTHRVGHARTDRTPSGLWPSDHAGVRSVLKLR
- a CDS encoding ABC transporter permease; translation: MSAPTPSGTRPSERAAEPGAEPRAGFADLLAAEWIKMRSLRSTYWVLVLSAVVAIAINVNAVHSDFPYIDQPHPPLPGEPPHLYDPLFHGLNSIAVDVMALAAASFGAITIFGEYTTGMIRTTFAAVPDRRAVITAKVALVAATTLLLGALVSATSFFTINAMLASRHVGLSIHDPGCLRAVVAYALVIPVCALIGMAFGAVLRHATASIVAVVGILFILPLLFGGDRYRALREIGNHLPLAAQARLSLNPDSYTSLGAHPGTITGSWTALAAWALVSVTVAVTVVRRRDV